The genomic interval GGCGCTTCCATTTTCTGGACTCTGGCTACAGTGGTTTTCTTCCGCGCTTCTCGAGACTCCCTTTTCTCGAGAGGAACGCGGCTTTAAACCGCTAGAATTCCAGCTGCCTGTCCTACGTGtcctcccgcctctctcgcgtctaGCGAGGAGTCTGTGCCCCCAGCTGTTCGCGGGAGAGGCAGGGAGGCGAGCgtttgcctctccttcttggtTAAAAGACCATTCTTGtctcgaaaaaaaggaggacATTTGAAGGGGACATTGACGGCGCCTCCGGCTCCGTGTGCAGCGGCCTTCTGCTTGCCTCGTGACTGAAGAAAAGGTAGACCTCTTCCCGTCTCCAGACTCAACAAGGGGGAAGCGTAGTCCAGTCTCAAAGAAGCCAGCAAGTCCGCAAACGCGCGCTCCTCGCCGGTGGCGCCAGTGAAGACAAGCGTACTGGAGGCGGCGGTTTCAGGAGGGGGGTTGCTGTCAGTTTTCTGACGCCCTTGCTTCTTCCGGATGACACgaacgagaaaagacacaaagtTCTGCTCTCTGGGCGTTTTCGAGTCCAGTTTTTATCTGCCTTTCGAGACGCAGACTGTTCAGAAATGCACTCCCCCGATCGAGGTTCCACGCACAGTTCTACAGGCTACTTTTCTCACACCGGAAGACTAGGTGTGCTTTCACCACCCCAGAAAAGAATCCAAGCAGCCCGCTCCAGATTGAGAGAAGCgtgtctcgctttcttttctgcgtgcCATTCTGTTACTGGtacgttttctctccctcgagtTCACTCCAGCAGGAGACTTGTTTTCGTTCTCCGGTTCTCCGATTCGCTTTTTCAGATTCGCAGGTTGAAGACAACCTCTCTTCGGTCGAAAAGCAGTTGCtgtcggctgtctcctccccccTCTCCCGGCCGTGTGCCTTGCGGGTTCGCCTCTGCCCTCTCGGCGGCGTTCGTCTTTGCATTTCTCTTTttatcttcttctctttctctcagtcgctcttctttttctcagaCACAGCCaggcctctgtctccctccactcttctgcgttcgcgCCACTTCGCCGTCGACTGCCTGCATCAAGCTCCGCCCCCCTCGgcgtacgtacacctcacCTCTCAGAAGTTGCGaatgcgcttctctcgccttcttctcagtTCTTTGTTGCCTTGTGTTTTTGTTCACTgggcagcgcatgcactgacttgcttctctcgaaaaaaaacggtGTCGACCCGTCCCTCCGTCCTCGCGCttccactgtctccgtccctcCTCCATCCTCCTCACGTCCGGTCTGTTGCCGCTccgtcctcgttttctctcccccggagtcgcttctctctttttatTTTTTGCACTGTTTTCTCCAGTCCGTCCTGtgcgaaaagagaaggctTCTCTCCTGAAAACGACGTCGCTGCCGCTCCCCTCCAGGTGTCTGGGTCGTGCAACTCCTCAGTTTCTCCGCGCACCTCTGATGCATCGCTTTCATTTTTCCACTTGTTTTCAGGGTGCTCTACAAGCGTCGACTCGCATCTTTGTGTCGGCTCCCTCATGCTGTGCGTCTCTCAGATTTGAcgtctgtcgctttttcttttgctttctccATCTGCAAGAGATCAGAGCCTCAAGCACGGTATCCATCCAGACCCTGTGGACATCCACCGGACGCgggagacacccgagagaggagaagaccgatttcttcagaaacgaaaaagacagacGAAATGACGGCCGCACAAGTCGCCTCACAGGGGTGAGTGTCCAAGGTGGCACTACCGGAAGGCGGCCAGAGAGGGCCGAGCCTCCCGTCTCTGGAACTCCGACATCTCTGCCTGATTCTTCGCGAGACTTTCTTGCGCTCGTCTGCCCTCTGGGCGGACCTGCCCTATCCGCGAGAAATAGGCAGAACAAAAGTTTTTGTTGCAAGTAGCCGGCACTGCAAAGAGAGCAAGCATGGTAGCGAAACACCGAAGTGTGTGTCGAGGACGCGAATCGCGCAGACAGGCTCTGGAGCGGCTGAACGCCCCGGAAGGCTTCCcctgaggtgtacatacacccgacgAACTGGGAGGCTGAGGAATCTGAACCTCGCCGTTTTGTTGGTCTGTTCCGCGTCTGAGGCATGAGTGTTTGGTTGATCGTGCTCACCTATTCTCTCCTTCGCAATtgcttgtctctcgttttttcgaaGGCGGCGCTTCACATCAGAGAGGGACTCGTCCGCGGACTGCGGTTTTCTCCCTGAGGTTCtctcgactgcatgcgtccttGTTTCTGTGCACTCAGCGGAGTCAAGTACTGCTGCCTGAAGACTCTGAACCCCTACGTCGTGCGCTGGCGTCTGAAAGTTCGCGTGGTGGAGCGGACGGATCTGATGTCGACGAAGAATGCGCGCCAGTTCTTTACAGCAGACTTGAAAGACGCGTCGGTAGGCAAGACGTCCCAGTTGAGTTCCGTTGCTTCTCCTCGGCCTGAGCTTTCTCGCAGTTCTGTTCTCCAGCCTTGTGGCCGTGCAGCGCAGGACTCGCCCGTCGTCGCGACACTTTGGTGGAGTTTCACGGCCGCCTCCACACCTGCGTCGTTCTCTCGGAGTCGGCGCTGTTGTCTCATTGtgccgccttcgcttctctggtCGACGCGAACTTCCCTTTGTTTTGTGAAGATGTGTAGTGTCCTTCTGGGAGATCCTGAAGCTTTCATTCTCCTCCTTCATCTCTGTTGatcgtctgtcttctcgctctcgtcttgcCCTCACTCGGCCGGCTTCGCGGAGAAACAGGCGCAAGTCCTCCTTTGTTCGGACGCGTTCCTGTCCTCGTCCACTTCTTTTCTTGAGCTCCCTCCTTCGCATTGCCTGCtgcgtttttcgcttctctgcgttcgcaGGGCGAGGTAATTCGCGCGGTCTTCTGGGGTGACGCTGCCGAGCACTGGAGTCCAGTTCTCAAACAAGGCAAGGTAGGAGTTTACCGACAAGAAGAATCCAAGACAAATGGGAGAAAGGGGAGTGTAAATCGGACACAAtcaggagacactggaggACACTCTGAGTGAGGCTTCGAGgttgagaggaagaagttgcCTCATTTTCGTCTTTGAAATGCTTCTCTGCGCCCACACAAACAGAAGGCATGCTTGTCTCGTGCTCTTCGAAGATACACATTCctcagtctctgcatgctccTGTTGATACGGTCCCGTCTCCAAACTCATCGAGCTCCctacgcatgcacatatttTTCCTGCAATTAACTCAGTGAATAGACATGCGGACGCACCAATAAATCTGTAAATGAGTCTATGTGGAAGAATGTTTGATTTTTTTGTCCGGGTGGTTTCCGTGCCCAGGTGTATCAGATGAGCAAGGGCAGAGTGCAAGTGGCGAACAAGCGATTCAACACGGTCGGGCACCAGTACGAATTAGTATTTTACCGCGATTCGGAAATCACAGAAGTTGCTGACGAAGGCGACATCTCCACTGCGCGAAAGTGAGGCGAAACATGCAAATCGCTGCATCTTTagtgtctcctccgttttcATTTCTTACCGCTCAGCGTCGCCGCCCGATCTCTTTGCCTTATGAGTGAAAACGAATGAGTTTTGTCCACTCCGCTCGTGTGTTTCAGTCGCTCGCCGCACTGCTGAATCGCTCAGCTTCCCATTCCTGCACTGCCCTTCTCTGGAGTGTCTAGACCGCCGACGGAGTGTCCGGTCGGAGACGCAACAGAGCGAACATTCTACACGaccttctttcctgtttttcaACTGTTTCGGAGTCCgcagttctctcttgttttccttcgctttgtCAACGGGTTTCGCTGTCAGAGAAGCATGTTTCTTTGTGGTTCTTGTTTGTGTCTAAGAAGGTGAATCATttgccttcgtcgtctttgcTGTTGCGCAGGTTGAAGGCGCTAATGAGTCTGAGAGACATCGCAGAATCGAAGCGCGAGttgcctttcttcgcagATGTCCTCGTTGTCGTGGTCGAGTCTCAGGTGAGAGTTCGAAGAggtttctttgcttttcagTTTTCCGCCTGTACGCGCAATGGACAGAGATCTAGACCTTCCCAGCCGTGTGTCTCCAGGCTCGGCTGCCTTCTCGGTCGCGGGGTCACCTGCTTGGCAGGAGGcctggagaaaaggcgaaggcaGCACAGTGGGAGGGACGAACGCGGAGAACTAGAGAGgctgaaagagagacgcgaagcggGCAGAAGGAACGCAGCGGCGAGCCGCTCCGACTCGAGATGCGAatgtcgcgttttttctcatgTTCTCGTGCCTTTCGTGTGTACATGCAGCCGGTCACTTCCGTCGTGTCGAAGAAAACCGGCGAAGAATTCAAACGCAGAAATGTGAAAGTTGTGGATCGCTCGCAGTACGAAATGGAAATCTCGCTCTGGGGGAATCAGGTACGTGGACGCGCcatctctgttttcctctcctgaCACTTCATCTCTCGATTTCTACTACTGCCTATCCATGCCTGGgccgcttcctcctttttcctcaacgttatatatgcatatatatatctatatatatatatatatatgtatatttgtgcgaatgcatgtgtgtatctgGGTACGGAGATACGTATGTGTGACAAGTGCTGTTAAACGTCGTTCTGGAAACTTCTATCGAGCATCTGATCTCTCGGTCGTTTTCGGTATCTCCATTAATGACTATGAATGAGGTTATAAAAGGATGGATGAACGTGCCTGTGTTCCCTGGGTGGCTCTTCCGAAGAGGTATTGACACTGAAGAGTTAACTGACCCTACACGAAGGATGAAGTTCCATGTCCTCAGTAATCCTTTTTTTACTTCTCCGGAGTGCTTGGTTGCGTCTCGACGTTCGGCGGACTTGCCGCGcattcttttcttcgcaggTGTGTTTCCTTGTTTCAGGTGGATGCGCTGgaaggcgtctctctgcctcgagtTGTCGCGTTCACTGGTCTTCAAGTTCGAGAGTGGCAAGGCGGCCGCCAGGCCTCTACGGGAAAGGGCGGCGAGATTCTGACGTCTCTCCAGTCGTTCGCAGGAGCGGACAAAGACTCTCAAACCCTTCTTCAGTGGTACAAAGAGGTCAGACCTTACGCCTTTATACCCCACAAAATGGTTAACGGCGTGTTTACCTATATACCGTGAAATATACAGATAAATACGCGATATTCTTTTTCCATGTGAGGGTGATATATGATATCTGCGTATGCGTCATTGTTGTAGATGTAAattgtatacatatacattgatacatatttgtatgtatacatgtatacatgtatatgtatatatatatatatatatatatatggaagGATACGTCTGTGCTCCGACAATGCCTTTTTAGTAGATGGCCATCAACTGTTTTTGTCTGTCGTCTCCTGCGCACATGATTGCCTGAATGAATGTAGATGCGCATACTAGGTGAGTAGGAGTGTTTCGGCTGCGGCGTGAGTTTCTGAAGGTGGGGCATGCgctgtgtctcgtctctAGTCGCAGAAATGAGACTCCGTtctccagtgcatgcatgcccaGTGCTTTCTCACAAACGTCCGCCTCGAGGTTCTTGTTTGACGTCCCTCTCGCCTCGTTTGCGCCCTGCTTTGCGGAGTGTATGTCCAGTGAGCGGCGCGTCTTTTGCGCGCCTCGTTCCCGCTGCCTCTAAAAAGcggtctcctttctcgttcatCTGTTCCGATGAAATTGGAAAACAGCTCTCTGACTCGAGTTCGTCTTTGTGGTTTGCCACGTTcacgcgtttttctgcttttcagaACAGCGGCTCTgttcgcttcgcctccatGTCTCGCAGCGGTACGGGAGAAATGGGCGGCGCCGGGGCGCTCGAGAAGCGACGCGTGGAAGAGAAATGCGTCGATGAAATCAAGCAAATGACAGATGTGAGTCGATTGGGACGAGCGTCTTTgattttcttcgtctcgacgATTCTTGCACAAGAGTCGATTCTcggttcttctgtctccccacGCCACAGTTTTTGATCTAGCTTGTTGCCTGTCTGCGTGTGTCTACCGttcgtttctcgttctgtGTTGGTTTTTCAATCCCAGACTCAGGCTTCGGCTACGcgctttctcctgtctcctcggtcgCCTGTTCGTGACATCCGTGCggtcgtctgcttctttgtcGTTGTGTTCTTTGTGCTCCTtgtgtttctgcgtttcctcgttcGTCCCCCCTCCCCAGCGGGCGTTTGGTCTCGTCACGCTGGAACTGTTGGCGTAGCCGGACAAGCGCTAAATTCACTTTTCTcacgcttgcatgcatgcatgtggatTCACTTTGTGAGTCTCCACATTCGAGTGAAGCCCTCTGAATTTGGATTCTCATGTGACTCTTCCGTCGGccgtcctctgtctcgctgccgCTCTATTGCGTCTCCCCTACGTTCACACTTTTGACTGTGTCTCGCAATCTATCTGTCTACGCAAAGGCACCGAACCGGACGTCTCCACCGCATTTGTCTACATttaaatgcatgcatgcgtcacTTGCCGCCTCTCTAATCCTAACCGCCTGAGGTGACACGTgcatttgtatatatatatatatatatacatatatgttgGATCTTGATTTTCTTTTGAGAAAGGGagttttgtttttctgcaggGAGCCTTTAGTTTTATTGGCCAGATTCGTCGGGTGTACTGGCgagcgcggagaagagacgctggCGAAGATCGAGATCGACAAATGGGGACTTCGGGTGCAGACGCTCAACAGGCTGTCATCATGTatcctgcatgcagttcgtgTCGAAAGAAACTCGTGGAGAACGGCGAGGGAGACTACACCTGCTACGCATGCGACAAACCTCATGTAGGTGCTGTCGGGTGTCTCGTTTTAAGAAAAGATGTCGGTGCCTCTGTCCTGTCGACAGTTCCGGGGAAATcccagacagagaaacgcgttgcCGCTCCCGGGTGTGCGCGCCACGGATGCTGCATCGATCCTCTATTATTGTCGAAGAACGCATCTTTATTCCACTGTAAAATCCAGTGACATGCGGCCTGTGGTCACCTCGACAATagtatatacacatatacatatatatatgcatattatAATTATGTATAAACCAATATATATGTGTCTGTGTTTGTATCGTGATGTCCGTTTGTTCTGTATACAAAGATAGTGATGTTTGTCAAGTTCTGCGCATCTTTTCGCTCACTGCGCACTTGGGACCAAAGCACCGGAGTTCAGGAGTTGTCGTAGGAGAACGGTGATCGCATTCGTTCTGGGGCAGGTTGGGAGAGCCGGCCGAGAGGAATAAGGAGGCTGCTTCGGGTGGACAAGTGTACACGCATCGAAGATGCCTGTGTTCCGGACTTGTTCACCAGGCGCAGGCAGACTGGCGTTACATGTTGATGGTTAACTTCGTGGACCATACAAGCAACATAACGATTCGCTGTTTCGCGGATCAAGGTGAGTGAAGACTTTTTCCAGATTTATTTCTTTTCATCTGCACTCCGACCCAAACGGGGCAGCACTGCGCAgtggcagagaagaaaactaCACGTCTAGTTGGGCTGATTCCTGGAAGCGACATCAATGTTTTAGatctcgcttcgcttctccgtgCAACAACGCGGAGCATTGATTCTCAGTAACTCGTCGAATTCACAGTCaatacgcatgcacacatcaACGTGCGGATGCATGCGGGTGCCtgtataaacatatatatatatataatacaCAGTCACCGAtgttatacatatatatatatatatatatatatatatttatattcaCATGGTTTGCTGTTGAGTGTTTGATTTATGGTTAAGGCAGCGAGGTGTTTTGTGGTGAAGAACTGTTGTCGAAAACTGATTTCACAAGTCACGGTGGAGGCACGACATCCAGCAGAAAGGATTTGAATTGCCCTAGGTGGTTCcgcttttcgttttcagcTGAGGAGCTGCTCGGAGTCCCGGCCAACGAACTCCAAACTTGGTCCctgaaggaaaaggagaaactcttggactgtctccttcctctcgatGTAAGAGACGCCAAGCGATCCCCGCactcgtctgtctccctcgactCTGACCGCAGACGCTTTCCCAAAGTgtttgtgtatatatatacacaaaatatacagatatataggCACATAGAATGATAGATACGAACACAGAGATAGGTccacatgtatgtatgtatatatatatatatatatgtatatatacgtattcCACTTTGACATCAATGAAATGACGAAGGTGTCATGTGGTCTTATCActgttctttctgtcgcgtttccCCTCTGCGGCTTGACGTACCCCGAGTTTTCTCCCGcttgtcttcgctttctcaatttcgttgtctctgtcgccgttTGCCCTCTTCCTTGTCGCACTGGCACTTCCCGGTGTCTCAGCGAGTCCGGttttcgcatgcatgtgcgccTGGGGTGGCGCGTCGCTTCCGTCTGCACTGTTGTGAAGACACGGTGCCGTTGCGTCGTCGTTCGAGATACCCAAAGCCATCCTCCCATAACGAACTTCGTGGCAGAACATCTCTGCTTGTGGCCGCACCTGACAGTCGCGTTCGTGGAGTGGAGAAACACCGTGTTGGAAGAAGTTGCTTTTTACTCCACATGATGTGCAGAGTGAGCGTCCTTCACGTCCGTCAAGACCTGTGGTAGATAAAGGTCTCTTGGAAGGCTGTGCAAGAGCGGCTAAGACGCCTCGACCTCTCCTGGCGACAGACGCCGACACTCTGCGTTCCAACTGTCACCGGGACCCTCATGGGGTCCGGAGCGTTTGTGCGTTTTTTATTTTTATTCAGTAAATCCAATGCGTATCTGTGACGGTTTCCGTACATACAGGCAGCTAGATACTCTTGTCTTTCCaaatccatatatatatatatatagtgtaTGTCTGATATATGTCTGAAGACTGAGACGTCGGCGGCGTATCTTCGTGTGTTGAAtttgtttgcatgcgttggaAATCTGGGTTTCTGAAACAGGTTTATTTCCGCGTGGTAATTCGAGCTCGTGTGGAAATGTACAACGGCGAGGAACGGGTCCAAAGAACGGCGATAAAAATCGAGAAACTttcgcctgcagagacggcACGCCGCCTGGTAGCTTTGACCAAGGAACTGGTGAGCAccgagtgtacagacacccgctGGGGAGCCTTTTCGTGTGTGCAACGCGCCACCCAGCTGACCGAGAAAGACGCATGTCCGCCATTCACATTTTCCGTTCCCGACGTATCCTCGTCTTTCACACAAATATCAAGATCTCTACGTGACACGCTCACACAACTGGTTATTCAAACAtataatacatatatatatatatatatatatacatatatatatatatatatatatatttgtatgcaGAGTGTTATGCAGGGAAGCCACACGGATTATCCTCACACCGTTGGGCGACTGGGGTCTTGACATCATGCTGGAATTTCAACGAGTTTTACTGTGTGTGCCTCAGTCTGGTGTTCATCTTGAGGGATCCTTGTTGGCGGTCTTATACAGGATGTCCGGCGACGATCTGAACTCTCTGAGATGTCTTGCGGCATTACCGAGGAAGCAAACGTCTTTCCAAACGAGACTTGTGTTCACGCTAAATCCCTTTTTTaatttgtttctctctctctcctcagctGTCCCAAGCATCGCCGAGCGTCAAGGACGAGGTCTCGAGGAAACGCCCGGTAGGTCCGCATATTGGGCGCGTGCATGTTTTCTCGAAGTGCAGACAGGGGAGGTTTTTGTCTGAATTCTCCAAACAAATGGTAAAGTTTTAAAACAGTAATGGGCAACGCGTAGAAACGTGGAGACTTGGCTGTCGAAAATCAACTTTAAAGGCTCATATTCTTTCGCCGGACTATGTGtgcgctgcctctctccggcGTAGGGATGCTGCCATTATCAAGGACCTTGTGTGTGttccctgcatgcacctgcatCGTTTTGTCAATTATAATCGTGTTCCGACATTAAGGCTGCCAGCGGAAAGGGAGCTCCATGTGGCATCACTGCTTTCGTTCTGTAAAACAGTTGGGGTGCGCATGGCGTCTTACGTTCCGGAGatcgtgtgtgtctctggtGAGTCGCTTGTAGCTTTCTCGAGATTCGAATGTCTTTCTTCCAAGCCTTTGAGGCGCTTGCCCGTGTCCACTCATCTGTCTCCATGTAGCATTGCATCTGCACATTTATTCTGCTTGCACTGGGGGAAGTCCGGACATCGTGTTTTGCTAATTCTGCAGGTCTCTCAACTGGTTGTGTAACACACTCAAGGGCGCCTCTGACGCACCTCGTCGAGCTCCGAAACTTAAGAGATgaatgtgtgtatgtgtgtgggCAGAGTTTTACGATTATTTACGAAGATTCCTGTGCATTTTTCAGTGAGTtgtcttctccagttccACTCACGTTTTGATGAAAACGTCTGCGGCTATGTGGGtgatatgcatatgtatgaACGAGTATTCGTGGCAGTGGTTGGTCGTCTAGGTTGAGTTATCTCTGTCACCTTGCGAGTGCTTTCTGCAGGACTCACTGATGTCGGGAGAAGAGGCTGACCGAGACGAGAACACAGCTCCCAATGTTTTCCTTTAAACGTAGAAGAGGCAAGCCTGAGACCGACAGAAGGACTGCAGAAATGAAGACACAGCCTGAAACTGTCTGTCGATCCTGGAGGCGGCGTacaaagaaaggaagcagcCTTCTGCGGGAGCGACGCAGATGGCAAACGCAGAACGTTTTTTCATCTGTTTGTGTCGTTTTTCACCGTTGTGTATTTACAATTTGGTGGGTGAAACAAGAGGGACACCGTGCACAATCTTTTACCTTCCTCTCCGCGTGAATTGCGGCTCTTGGCAAGCAAAGAGACAGCCACTTTCggttttttttgtgctctctctctgtttgagCACGACTCCTCATGATGCGTTCAGTGTGCCTGAACCGGAGGACGAGGGAAGACAGTGAAGAGTTTGGAGTGCTGTTGTCTGTGGTCGTACGTCTGCGAAGAAAACCGTCTTCTCGCCAACAGGGAAATGCAGACTCACAAAAGAGTCTGGGTTTTCCAGACTGTGGGGTCTTGACACTTGGTCTGGTGTGATGGAGTTTTCTCACTCAACTTTTCAGCATACTCAGGATCTGTTTCGCACCACGCGTTTCAACTCGTGTGTCACACTTATTGTTCTTGCCATTCTTCCCGTTTCTTTCGCCGgtggttttcttctcgtggGCGGGGTCGACCGCTCTCTTCGGTGTCGCGGCCAAGTGCAGACACATGCTGAGAGACGCCCTGAGCGCCCTTACGCGcggcgcgtgcatgcagaaaaacatCGAGGCCCCTCGctagagaaaggaagaagctttctctcctgtcttgaCGGCAGCTTCTTTCGCACACCTGTCCTCGGAAATGAGTCCTTCTGTGACGGCACGATGGGCCACAGGCCTTGCCGCTGATGCTCTAGGAGATTCAGCTGGCTTCCAGTTCATCCCTTATGCGCATGTTTGACTGATGGAATTTCTCACCTCCAGACAGAATGGTACGAAGTCGAAGTCACCTTGTCAAGTGGTTCGGAGTGTCAATCCTAATCCTATTTAACTAAAACGAATTCACAGGGTTGAACCGTCGGGTCGTTTCCGGTCCCAGGGCCAGGCGATCGCAATGTCGCAGATCTCCAGGCAAATGCCGCGACCCTCGGTTATAACTCCCCATGGAAACCGCAATGAATTGCGAGAGGCGCTCCCTGTGCGACTCTCGCCTCGAGGCGTCTTTCCACGCTGTGTTGCGTGTCTGTTGAAACGCCCAGTGGCCTaaggtgcatgcgcaggtttcttctcgctctctgtaCAAACAGCACCACAGTGCCGTGCACTGTCCGTGGACAGGGCGTCGAACGCGAGTCGACGCGGGGAAAACCTTTTTGGTCTTGACTGCCGCCTCCCAGGGTGGTTCTAGAGCACGAGAGGAGCCGCAGCGCAGACGAACTCTCTGGTTTAGCGCATGGAATACCAAGATCTGCCtccctgcgtcttcctctctcttctcgagccTCGTTCGTGGCCGCTTTGTTCCCATCACTGAGGTCCAGCTTTTTTCGTTGGAGTTTTCACAGGGGGGGGTTTGGTCTGCACGGTCTCCGCAAAGACT from Toxoplasma gondii ME49 chromosome VIIa, whole genome shotgun sequence carries:
- a CDS encoding OB-fold nucleic acid binding domain-containing protein (encoded by transcript TGME49_203170) — its product is MHSPDRGSTHSSTGYFSHTGRLGVLSPPQKRIQAARSRLREACLAFFSACHSVTGTFSLPRVHSSRRLVFVLRFSDSLFQIRRLKTTSLRSKSSCCRLSPPPSPGRVPCGFASALSAAFVFAFLFLSSSLSLSRSSFSQTQPGLCLPPLFCVRATSPSTACIKLRPPRHLTSVAFSFAFSICKRSEPQARYPSRPCGHPPDAGDTRERRRPISSETKKTDEMTAAQVASQGGVKYCCLKTLNPYVVRWRLKVRVVERTDLMSTKNARQFFTADLKDASGEVIRAVFWGDAAEHWSPVLKQGKVYQMSKGRVQVANKRFNTVGHQYELVFYRDSEITEVADEGDISTARKLKALMSLRDIAESKRELPFFADVLVVVVESQPVTSVVSKKTGEEFKRRNVKVVDRSQYEMEISLWGNQVDALEGVSLPRVVAFTGLQVREWQGGRQASTGKGGEILTSLQSFAGADKDSQTLLQWYKENSGSVRFASMSRSGTGEMGGAGALEKRRVEEKCVDEIKQMTDGAFSFIGQIRRVYWRARRRDAGEDRDRQMGTSGADAQQAVIMYPACSSCRKKLVENGEGDYTCYACDKPHAQADWRYMLMVNFVDHTSNITIRCFADQAEELLGVPANELQTWSLKEKEKLLDCLLPLDVYFRVVIRARVEMYNGEERVQRTAIKIEKLSPAETARRLVALTKELLSQASPSVKDEVSRKRPDSLMSGEEADRDENTAPNVFL